From the genome of Xiphophorus hellerii strain 12219 chromosome 11, Xiphophorus_hellerii-4.1, whole genome shotgun sequence, one region includes:
- the LOC116728488 gene encoding arachidonate 15-lipoxygenase B: MGFCQEFEVTVHTSPGPTCGTFNRLRLSLIGSQGETPPVTVNDDHHLLPGSTCLVLVRPSGPLGRVVLVRLQLEVQTGFPNLDWHCNRVELRQRVKGQEPRPDGSETQVFLCDRWLRTADGDVELRSGNLCLLAEETEERAKQHRLSQLQRQRQLIRWGVFVEGVPQCLDLKSLSDLGPNLSYTHISPSIDLHYLRGFAGRAEPWSSFSELETAFALSGHQNNIAKFVKAHWMEDWYFGYQSLNGCNPLLLRRTHLIPPNLAVTSDMLRPFLPAGSSLEEELQRGNIYLLDYKLLDGLEGNQINGKQTYLSAPLCLLHLNELGQVVPIAIQLQQTPGPQNPVFLPSDPSCDWLLAKIWVHSADFQGHQLVSHYMRTHMMAELCCIATLRQLPEHHPLHQLLMPHIRTSLQINMQARASLLAANGPFDQAVGSGLKTIPDILRRASATIHYRSMCVPDDLLDRGVDKLPRSFYAQDARRIWDVLYRFVLGWVQLYYRGDKDVQNDSELQNWITDINTHGFSQNAGFPPCFQTEAEVSKFVTMVIFSCSALHAAVNFSQVSGHGTETLRTGLNTNTKQPLKYEKY; encoded by the exons ATGGGTTTCTGTCAGGAGTTTGAAGTGACGGTTCACACCTCACCTGGTCCCACCTGCGGGACCTTCAACCGTCTGCGTCTCAGCCTGATTGGATCACAAGGCGAGACTCCGCCTGTCACAGTGAACGACGACCATCACCTGCTGCCTGGATCT ACGTGCCTGGTCCTGGTCCGGCCCAGTGGCCCACTGGGTCGGGTGGTTCTGGTTCGGCTCCAGCTGGAGGTGCAGACTGGATTCCCCAATTTGGACTGGCACTGTAACAGAGTAGAGCTTCGCCAACGGGTTAAAGGTCAGGAACCAAGGCCCGACGGTTCAGAAACGCAGGTGTTCTTGTGCGACAGGTGGCTGCGGACAGCAGATGGCGATGTGGAGCTGCGCAGCGGAAACT TGTGTTTGCTGGCGGAGGAAACTGAAGAGCGAGCGAAGCAACACCGACTCAGCCAGCTGCAGCGGCAGCGGCAGCTCATCAG GTGGGGTGTGTTTGTCGAAGGCGTTCCTCAGTGCCTCGATCTCAAGAGTCTGTCCGATCTTGGGCCGAACCTGAGCTACACACACATCAG TCCATCCATCGACTTGCACTACCTGAGAGGCTTCGCCGGCCGGGCCGAACCCTGGAGCAGCTTCTCTGAGCTGGAGACTGCCTTTGCCCTCAGTGGACATCAGAACAACATTGCCA AGTTTGTGAAGGCTCACTGGATGGAGGATTGGTATTTTGGCTATCAGTCTCTGAACGGCTGCAACCCCCTGCTCCTGCGTCGGACACACCTCATCCCTCCGAACCTGGCTGTCACCTCTGACATGCTCCGCCCCTTCCTACCTGCAGGCTCCTCCCTTGAAGAAGAGCTCCAG AGAGGAAACATTTACCTGCTGGACTACAAGCTCCTGGACGGGCTTGAAGGCAACCAGATCAATGGAAAGCAGACGTACCTGTCCGCCCCGCTGTGCCTCCTGCACCTGAACGAGTTGGGACAGGTGGTCCCCATCGCCATCCAG CTCCAGCAGACGCCCGGTCCGCAGAACCCGGTCTTCCTGCCCTCTGACCCCAGCTGTGACTGGCTGCTGGCTAAAATCTGGGTCCACAGCGCCGACTTCCAGGGTCACCAGCTGGTCTCCCATTACATGCGGACCCATATGATGGCGGAGCTGTGCTGCATCGCCACGCTGCGGCAGCTTCCAGAGCATCACCCTCTGCACCAG CTGCTGATGCCTCACATCAGGACGTCTCTGCAGATCAACATGCAGGCGCGAGCGTCGCTGCTGGCCGCTAACGGCCCCTTTGATCAG gcaGTGGGTTCTGGTCTGAAGACCATTCCAGACATCCTCCGCAGAGCGTCGGCCACCATCCACTATCGGTCCATGTGCGTTCCCGACGACCTGCTGGACCGCGGCGTGGACAAACTGCCTCGCAGCTTCTACGCTCAGGACGCCCGGAGGATCTGGGACGTGCTGTACAG GTTTGTCCTCGGCTGGGTCCAGCTGTACTACAGAGGAGACAAAGACGTCCAGAACGACTCCGAGCTCCAGAACTGGATCACCGACATCAACACACACGGATTCTCGCAGAACGCAG GGTTTCCTCCGTGTTTCCAAACCGAAGCAGAAGTTTCCAAGTTTGTGACCATGGTCATCTTCTCCTGCTCCGCTTTGCACGCTGCCGTCAACTTCTCCCAGGTCAGTGGACACGGGACGGAAACTCTCAGGACGGGtttgaacacaaacacaaagcagccattaaaatatgaaaaatactAA
- the trappc14 gene encoding trafficking protein particle complex subunit 14: MVQMMESQCEYFMYFPAVPITDLSDPARYRSLPRRSHLYLGETVRFLLVLRCRDAAVTPSEAPGGADVTAAGFGTESPSSQAWRELAGSLCAVASVSPGENSRHRGNHQDYQSSGDEDGEDDYMAAAEAAIAALGSRVDSRCRSFRDCKPLLIHNSSGTAAREFRRAPVQSPLDEPVVLTDEVIFPLTVSLDKLPVNTLKVKVMVTVWKKEAEKVEVQELGYLSVLQQREPTHTFRHDLNTFKAQVSTTLTVLPPPTVRCKQMTVSGKHLAVLKVLNESSQEELSIRDIRILPNLNASYLPMMPDGSVLLVDNVCHQSGEVGMASFCHVDSRACRLPSMLGALEEHDFLFQLHLNDVPQDDSNEGFEVPLVAVLQWSTPKMPFTNCIYTHYRLPSIRLDRPRFVMTASCPSSVKVKEHFKVKYVLINNLQDFLAVRLVWTPEGRGRGEDTALTAVVCHTPLSNLGHCRRGSTLSFSVSFQILKPGLYELSQHMKLKLQFTASVSNPPPDARPLSRKNSPSSPAVRDLLDRHQASLGRSQSFSHQQPSRSHIMRTGSAMERRAITPPVGSPVGRPLYLPPQDKTLLSVDKIAKRECKVLVVDPVS; this comes from the exons ATGGTGCAGATGATGGAGTCGCAGTGCGAGTACTTCATGTATTTCCCGGCGGTGCCCATCACGGACCTGTCGGACCCGGCCCGGTACCGCAGTCTGCCCCGCCGGAGCCACCTCTACCTGGGCGAGACGGTCCGCTTCCTGCTGGTGCTACGCTGCCGGGACGCCGCGGTGACACCGAGCGAGGCCCCCG ggggcgctgacGTCACAGCGGCCGGTTTCGGCACAGAGTCTCCCAGCAGCCAAGCGTGGCGGGAGCTGGCCGGCTCTCTGTGCGCCGTGGCCAGCGTGAGTCCGGGTGAGAACAGCCGTCACCGTGGCAACCACCAGGACTACCAGAGCAGCGGCGACGAGGACGGCGAGGACGACTACATGGCGGCGGCGGAGGCGGCCATCGCAGCGCTGGGCAGCAGGGTGGACTCCCGCTGTCGGAGCTTCAGGGACTGCAAGCCGCTCCTCATCCACAACTCCTCCGGGACGGCTGCCAGGGAGTTCCGCAGGGCTCCCGTTCAG TCTCCTCTGGACGAGCCGGTTGTCCTGACGGACGAAGTTATCTTCCCTCTCACCGTCTCTCTGGACAAACTTCCAGTCAACACCCTGAAGGTCAAG GTCATGGTGACGGTGTGGAAGAAGGAAGCAGAGAAGGTGGAGGTGCAGGAGCTGGGATACCTGAGCGTCCTGCAGCAGCGAGAacccacacacaccttcagACACGACCTGAACACCTTCAAGGCTCAGG TGAGCACCACGCTGACCGTCCTGCCGCCTCCCACCGTCCGCTGCAAGCAGATGACCGTTTCTGGGAAACATCTCGCCGTCCTGAAAG TCCTGAATGAATCTTCCCAGGAGGAGCTGAGCATCCGGGACATCCGGATTCTGCCCAACCTGAACGCCTCGTACCTTCCCATGATGCCGGACGGCTCCGTGCTGCTGGTGGACAACGTCTG CCATCAGTCCGGCGAGGTCGGCATGGCGTCTTTCTGCCACGTGGACAGCAGGGCCTGCCGCCTTCCCAGCATGCTCGGCGCCCTGGAGGAGCACGACTTCCTGTTCCAGCTGCACCTGAACGACGTCCCGCAGGACGACTCTAACGAG gGTTTCGAGGTTCCTTTGGTGGCGGTTCTGCAGTGGTCCACTCCCAAGATGCCGTTCACCAACTGCATCTACACCCACTACAG GCTGCCCAGCATCCGTCTGGACCGGCCACGGTTCGTCATGACCGCCAGCTGCCCCAGCTCTGTCAAGGTCAAAGAGCACTTCAAGGTCAAATACGTTCTGATCAACAACCTGCAGGACTTCCTGGCCGTCCGGCTCGTCTGGACCCCTGAAG GTCGCGGTCGGGGCGAGGACACGGCGCTGACCGCCGTGGTGTGTCACACGCCGCTCAGCAACCTGGGCCACTGCCGCAGAGGAAGCACTCTGTCCTTCAGCGTGTCCTTCCAGATCCTGAAACCAGGACTGTACGAG CTGAGTCAGCACATGAAGCTGAAGCTTCAGTTCACCGCTTCTGTCTCCAACCCGCCGCCTGACGCCCGGCCACTCTCAC GTAAAAACAGCCCGTCCAGCCCCGCTGTGCGGGACCTTCTGGACCGGCACCAGGCCAGTCTGGGCCGATCGCAGTCCTTCTCCCACCAGCAGCCGTCCCGATCGCACATCATGAG gACTGGCAGCGCCATGGAGCGGCGGGCCATCACGCCGCCGGTCGGCTCCCCGGTCGGCCGGCCGCTCTACCTGCCGCCGCAGGACAAGACGCTGCTGTCCGTGGATAAGATCGCCAAGCGGGAGTGCAAGGTTCTGGTGGTAGACCCGGTCAGCTAG
- the LOC116728491 gene encoding odorant receptor 131-2-like, whose protein sequence is MLTNQTQRNNTVELQREGLLGVVLFSVVTTLPCSVFLFINLTALYTLRSKDVFRETARYVLLFNLLLADTLQMAKSQSLFLLSLSRVTLLYPVCATALAFYSLPHRISSITLVIMCLERYIAVCYPLRHNAIVTTRNTTLVIWVVWTFTSLNVMIQIIIMFKFLLEEHQHMQMADFCGKGDMLTDPGSDLYDKVSTCFLFVLGGVTVIFCYTGIIVAARSAATDKESASKAKRTLLLHLLQMGLTVLSTIHNSLITPISKNLDRVLTVRLQIFLYVSVTILPKCLNCLIYGLRDQTIRPILILNLSCQWRGSVSFPVITNKKTPRVHVT, encoded by the coding sequence ATGCTCACCAATCAGACTCAAAGGAACAACACTGTTGAGCTGCAGCGTGAAGGACTTTTGGGGGTGGTACTGTTTTCTGTTGTGACCACTCTGCCCTGCTCTGTGTTTCTCTTCATTAATCTAACCGCTTTATACACCCTGAGAAGTAAAGACGTGTTTCGGGAGACGGCTCGCTACGTTCTTCTGTTTAACCTCCTGCTTGCAGACACACTGCAGATGGCAAAGAGTCAATCGCTGTTTCTTCTGTCTCTCAGTAGAGTAACTCTGTTGTATCCCGTCTGTGCCACTGCGTTAGCATTTTATTCTCTTCCTCATAGAATTTCTTCAATAACTCTGGTGATTATGTGTTTAGAGAGATACATAGCTGTGTGCTATCCTCTCAGACACAACGCCATCGTCACCACCAGAAACACCACGTTGGTTATTTGGGTCGTTTGGACTTTCACTTCACTAAATGTCATGATTCAAATAATTATAATGTTCAAGTTTTTATTAGAAGAACACCAGCACATGCAGATGGCAGACTTTTGTGGAAAAGGGGATATGCTTACTGATCCAGGATCTGACCTTTACGACAAAGTCTcgacctgcttcctgtttgtgctCGGAGGTGTAACAGTCATTTTCTGCTACACTGGTATCATTGTAGCAGCTCGTTCTGCTGCCACAGATAAAGAATCAGCCAGCAAAGCCAAAAGGACCCTGCTGCTGCATCTGCTGCAAATGGGCCTCACAGTGTTGTCAACAATACACAATTCATTGATAACACCCATCTCCAAAAATCTAGACAGAGTTCTTACTGTGCGTCTTCAGATTTTCCTTTATGTTTCTGTAACTATTCTTCCTAAATGTCTAAACTGCCTCATTTATGGTCTGAGAGACCAAACAATCAGGCCGATCCTCATACTCAATCTCAGCTGTCAGTGGAGAGGCTCGGTTTCATTCCCTGTAATTACGAATAAGAAAACCCCCAGAGTACATGTCACGTGA
- the LOC116728489 gene encoding odorant receptor 131-2-like: MFDLVKMSSTNHTQLNTTLDVQRQGILGVVFITTVTTLPCCVFLFINMTMLYTLRSKEVFRETSRYILLFNLLFSDTVQLAHSQSMLLLSTSRVTMLYSVCVGLTVLNNLTHSVSVITLVVMCLERYIAVCFPFKHSVLITTKNTGVVICIIWCFSSLKDIMQMILALRMFLHNVSPVQMQDFCGKDNVFVDPASLIFNRAFTYFLFVLGGITVIFSYIGIIVAARSASTDKASANKARRTLLLHLLQLGLTLSSTIHNSLLIVISNNLDRVQSANMQIVLYVCGIVLPKCLSSLIYGLRDQTIRPVLMLNLTCQWRGSAFISNVQAKHKIKVPLKQLI; encoded by the coding sequence ATGTTTGATTTGGTAAAAATGTCCTCCACTAATCACACTCAGTTAAATACCACCTTAGATGTACAGCGTCAGGGAATCCTAGGAGTGGTGTTTATTACCACTGTGACGACTTTGCCATGCTGTGTgtttcttttcatcaatatgaCAATGCTGTATACGTTGAGGAGTAAAGAGGTGTTTCGAGAGACCTCTCGTTATATTCTACTGTTTAACCTTCTGTTTTCAGACACCGTCCAGCTGGCACATAGTCAATCAATGCTTTTACTGTCTACCTCTAGAGTAACGATGCTGTATTCTGTATGTGTGGGCTTGACTGTTCTCAACAATCTGACACATAGCGTTTCTGTTATCACACTGGTGGTTATGTGTCTAGAGAGATACATAGCTGTGTGCTTTCCATTCAAGCACAGTGTGTTAATCACCACAAAAAACACAGGAGTGGTTATTTGTATCATCTGGTGTTTCAGTTCACTAAAAGACATTATGCAGATGATTCTAGCTTTAAGAATGTTTTTACACAATGTAAGCCCAGTCCAGATGCAAGATTTCTGTGGTAAAGACAATGTGTTTGTTGATCCGGCTTCTCTTATTTTTAACAGAGCTTTCAcctattttctgtttgtattagGTGGTATAACCGTTATTTTCTCCTATATTGGTATCATTGTAGCAGCTCGCTCGGCCTCCACAGACAAAGCTTCAGCCAACAAGGCGCGAAGGactctgctgctgcatctgctgcagctgggCCTCACGCTGTCCTCCACGATACACAACTCTTTGCTCATAGTTATCTCAAATAATCTAGACAGGGTGCAATCTGCGAACATGCAGATTGTCCTTTATGTTTGTGGTATTGTCCTTCCTAAATGCCTGAGCTCCCTTATATACGGCCTCAGAGACCAGACAATTAGACCTGTTCTTATGTTGAATCTCACCTGTCAGTGGAGAGGCTCAGCTTTCATTTCCAACGTCCAAGctaaacataaaatcaaagtaCCTCTAAAGCaactgatttaa
- the LOC116728492 gene encoding odorant receptor 131-2-like, translating to MLLLSTSRVTMLYSVCVVLVSFNSLTLSVSVITLVVMCLERYIAVCFPFRHSVLITTKNTGVVICIIWCFSSLKDIMQMILALRMFLHNVGPVQMQDFCGKDNVFVDPASLIFNRAFTYFLFVLGGITVIFSYIGIIVAARSASTDKASANKARRTLLLHLLQLGLTLSSTIHNSLLIVISNNLDRVQSVNMQTVLYVFSIVLPKCLSSLIYGLRDQTIRPVLMLNLTCQWRGSAFISNVQAKHKIRIHVN from the coding sequence ATGCTTTTACTGTCTACCTCTAGAGTAACGATGCTGTATTCTGTATGTGtggttttagtttcatttaaCAGCCTCACACTCAGCGTTTCTGTTATCACACTGGTGGTTATGTGTCTAGAGAGATACATAGCTGTGTGCTTTCCATTCAGACACAGTGTGTTAATCACCACGAAAAACACAGGAGTGGTTATTTGTATCATCTGGTGTTTCAGTTCACTAAAAGACATTATGCAGATGATTCTAGCTTTAAGAATGTTTTTACACAATGTAGGCCCAGTCCAGATGCAAGATTTCTGTGGTAAAGACAATGTGTTTGTTGATCCAGCTTCTCTTATTTTTAACAGAGCTTTCAcctattttctgtttgtattagGTGGTATAACCGTTATTTTCTCCTATATTGGTATCATTGTAGCAGCTCGCTCGGCCTCCACAGACAAAGCTTCAGCCAACAAGGCGCGAAGGactctgctgctgcatctgctgcagctgggCCTCACGCTGTCCTCCACGATACACAACTCATTGCTCATAGTTATCTCAAATAATCTAGACAGGGTGCAATCTGTGAACATGCAGACTGTCCTTTATGTTTTTAGTATTGTCCTTCCTAAATGCCTGAGCTCCCTTATATACGGCCTCAGAGACCAGACAATTAGACCTGTTCTTATGTTGAATCTCACCTGTCAGTGGAGAGGCTCAGCTTTCATTTCCAACGTCCAAGctaaacataaaatcagaatacATGTAAACTGA
- the LOC116728490 gene encoding odorant receptor 131-2-like, with protein sequence MFFTNQTQLNTTVSLQREGLLGILTASIMTTLQCAVFLFINMTMLYTLRSKQVFRETSRYILLFNLLFADTVQLAQSQSMFLLSSFRLTLLYPVCAALTAFSSLTLSASIVTLVIMCLERYIAVCYPLRHSAIITIRSTGVVICVIWCVSSLHVIAQLSLMLKFSFQDLQHEQMMDFCGKESVFLDPVSALYDRAFTYFLFVLGGVTVTFSYTGIIVAAHSASTDKASASKARRTLLLHLLQMGLTMSSTIYNSLIIAISKNLGRVEAVRIQVFLYICIIVLPKCLSSLIYGLRDQTIRPILMLNLSCQWRGSALKPAVQTEKKIKVLVT encoded by the coding sequence ATGTTTTTTACTAATCAAACTCAGTTAAATACCACTGTAAGTCTGCAGCGTGAGGGACTTCTGGGGATACTGACAGCTTCCATTATGACAACATTGCAGTGCGCCGTGTTTCTCTTCATCAACATGACCATGTTATACACTTTGAGAAGCAAACAGGTGTTTCGGGAGACGTCTCGATATATTCTGCTGTTTAACCTTCTCTTTGCAGACACTGTCCAGCTGGCACAAAGTCAGTCAATGTTTCTGCTGTCTTCTTTTAGATTGACATTGCTCTATCCTGTCTGTGCTGCCCTAACAGCATTCAGCAGCTTAACGCTCTCTGCCTCTATTGTTACACTGGTGATTATGTGTTTGGAAAGGTACATAGCTGTATGCTATCCTTTGAGACACAGTGCCATCATCACTATCAGAAGCACAGGAGTGGTTATCTGTGTTATTTGGTGCGTCAGTTCATTGCATGTCATTGCACAATTAAGTTTAATGTTAAAGTTTTCGTTCCAAGACCTGCAGCACGAACAGATGATGGATTTTTGTGGAAAAGAGAGTGTGTTTCTCGATCCGGTGTCTGCTCTCTATGACAGAGCTTTcacttattttctgtttgtgctcGGAGGTGTAACTGTCACTTTCTCCTACACTGGCATCATTGTAGCGGCTCACTCTGCCTCCACTGACAAAGCATCAGCCAGCAAGGCTCGAAGGACCCTGCTGTTGCATCTGCTGCAAATGGGCCTGACAATGTCCTCAACAATATACAACTCATTGATTATAGCCATCTCAAAGAATCTAGGGAGAGTTGAAGCTGTGCGTATCCAGGTCTTTCTTTATATTTGTATAATTGTTCTTCCCAAATGTCTGAGTTCCCTCATCTATGGGCTCAGAGACCAGACTATCAGACCCATCCTCATGTTGAATCTTAGCTGCCAGTGGAGAGGCTCGGCTTTAAAACCTGCTGTGCAAAccgagaaaaaaatcaaagttctAGTTACTTAA